GTCCGGCGTGCAGTGCCAGGTCCGGGACTTCACCGACGACGACCTGCAGCGCTATGCCGAGATCGCCCAGTTCCAGCAGGACTCCGGCATCGTGACCGAACCCGCCGACCCGACGTCGGTGATGATCCGGGGCGTGGCGTGACCCGGCCGGCCACGTCCCCGCCGGTGCGGGGGTCGGCGTCCGACCCCCGCACCGGCGGGGCGGCCGGCGGATCGCGGGTCCAGGTCGTCGACGTCGACATCCGCTTCGACGACTTCTGCGCCGTCGAGGGCGCCAGCCTGGATATCGCCGCCGGCGAGTTCGTCTGCCTGCTCGGGCCCAGCGGATGCGGCAAGTCGACCCTGCTCAACGCGATAGCCGGATTCGTTCGTCCGGCCGCCGGCCAGGTCACCTGCGCCGACGCGCCGGTGACCGGTCCCGACGTGGACCGCGGCGTGGTGTTCCAGAGCGCCGAAGCACTGTTTCCGTGGCTGACCGTGCGGCAGAACGTCGCCTTCGGCCCGAAGATGCGCGGCGTGTCCCGTACCCACCGGGCGCAGATCGCCGACCGTTACCTGACGATGGTCGGACTGAGCCACAGCGGTGACCGGTTTCCCGGGCAACTCTCCGGCGGCATGCGCCAGCGTGCCCAACTGGCCCGGGTCCTGGCCAACGAACCGTCCGTCGTGCTGATGG
The sequence above is a segment of the Solwaraspora sp. WMMD406 genome. Coding sequences within it:
- a CDS encoding ABC transporter ATP-binding protein, with amino-acid sequence MTRPATSPPVRGSASDPRTGGAAGGSRVQVVDVDIRFDDFCAVEGASLDIAAGEFVCLLGPSGCGKSTLLNAIAGFVRPAAGQVTCADAPVTGPDVDRGVVFQSAEALFPWLTVRQNVAFGPKMRGVSRTHRAQIADRYLTMVGLSHSGDRFPGQLSGGMRQRAQLARVLANEPSVVLMDEPFGALDAQTRLVMQTELDRIWRATRSTILFVTHDIGEAILLADRIVTMTAGPAARIKQVYPVDLPRPRDLTDPAAAGLFRRLRADIGAEVARTLRAQGLDDGHGLSGGGD